In a genomic window of Xylophilus rhododendri:
- a CDS encoding non-heme iron oxygenase ferredoxin subunit has protein sequence MTWTRIASVEQLGEDEALAVSLGERKLAVFHSGGSFHVTDNICTHAYALLSEGYVEDGCVECPLHQARFDLSTGAAMCAPATQPIRVYPVRIEGSDILVEA, from the coding sequence ATGACATGGACCCGGATCGCCTCCGTCGAGCAGCTCGGCGAGGACGAAGCACTCGCGGTTTCGCTCGGTGAAAGAAAGCTCGCCGTCTTCCACAGCGGCGGCAGTTTTCATGTGACGGACAACATCTGCACCCACGCCTACGCCCTGCTGTCGGAGGGTTATGTGGAAGACGGCTGCGTGGAATGCCCGCTGCACCAGGCCCGCTTCGACCTGAGCACGGGTGCGGCGATGTGCGCACCCGCCACGCAGCCGATCCGGGTCTATCCGGTGCGCATCGAAGGCAGCGACATTCTGGTGGAAGCCTGA
- a CDS encoding NAD(P)/FAD-dependent oxidoreductase produces MAAAERTGVLIVGAGQAGAMAAAALRGFAYAGRIVMVGSEPDLPYERPPLSKAMLAGEGAVEQIQLHPTGFHQEKDIETWLSAAVQSLDTSAQTATLADGRAIAYEHCLLATGGTARVVPGLPEHAPRVHYLRSVADALRLREALRRHASLLVIGGGFLGLEVASTAQSMGLDTTVLERGGRLLERVLPPVAGDWLRQRVELSGVRLRLDAACESFELGEQAVTATLASGERVSADIVVVAVGQVPDVALAREAGIDLHPANQGIRIDARCATSAPNLYAAGDCTSQHHPFLGSEQRLESWQSANEQARIAAAAIAGAETHPLAAPWFWSDQFGCNLQMQGLPAPGLSYHCRGGLSSTPPELPKFLLLGTDPQQRIVHAIAVNAGGDLRQLKPLIDGRVPCDIVSLCNPAAALKAQVRSALAQHTTPAIS; encoded by the coding sequence ATGGCCGCGGCCGAACGCACCGGCGTGCTGATCGTGGGCGCGGGCCAGGCCGGCGCCATGGCGGCGGCGGCCTTGCGCGGCTTCGCTTATGCGGGGCGCATCGTGATGGTGGGTTCCGAACCGGACCTGCCCTACGAGCGGCCGCCGCTGTCCAAGGCCATGCTGGCGGGGGAGGGCGCGGTGGAGCAGATCCAGCTGCACCCCACCGGCTTCCATCAGGAAAAGGACATCGAGACCTGGCTAAGCGCTGCGGTGCAGTCGCTGGACACTTCCGCGCAGACGGCGACCCTGGCCGACGGCCGCGCCATCGCCTACGAACACTGCCTGCTGGCCACCGGCGGCACGGCCCGTGTGGTGCCCGGCCTGCCGGAACATGCGCCGCGTGTGCACTATCTGCGTTCGGTGGCCGACGCCCTGCGCCTGCGCGAGGCCCTGCGCCGCCATGCCAGCCTGCTGGTGATCGGCGGCGGTTTCCTTGGGCTGGAGGTGGCCTCCACCGCGCAATCCATGGGCCTGGACACTACGGTGCTGGAACGCGGCGGCCGTCTGCTGGAGCGCGTGCTGCCGCCGGTGGCGGGCGACTGGCTGCGCCAGCGGGTGGAACTCTCCGGCGTGCGGCTGCGGCTGGATGCGGCCTGCGAATCCTTCGAGCTGGGCGAGCAGGCCGTGACCGCCACCCTGGCATCGGGCGAGCGCGTCAGCGCCGACATCGTGGTCGTCGCCGTCGGCCAGGTACCGGATGTCGCGCTGGCGCGCGAGGCCGGCATCGACCTGCACCCCGCCAACCAGGGCATCCGCATCGACGCCCGCTGCGCCACCAGCGCGCCGAACCTGTATGCGGCCGGCGACTGCACCAGCCAGCACCATCCCTTCCTGGGCAGCGAACAGCGCCTCGAATCCTGGCAGAGCGCCAACGAACAGGCCCGCATCGCCGCGGCCGCCATCGCCGGTGCCGAGACCCACCCGCTGGCCGCCCCCTGGTTCTGGAGCGACCAGTTCGGCTGCAACCTGCAGATGCAGGGCCTGCCCGCGCCCGGCCTCAGCTACCACTGCCGCGGCGGACTCTCTTCCACCCCGCCCGAGCTGCCCAAATTCCTGCTGCTGGGCACCGACCCGCAGCAGCGCATCGTGCATGCCATCGCCGTCAATGCCGGCGGCGACCTGCGCCAGTTGAAACCCCTGATCGACGGCCGCGTGCCCTGCGACATCGTGTCGCTCTGCAACCCCGCCGCCGCCCTCAAGGCCCAGGTGCGCAGCGCCCTGGCCCAGCACACCACCCCCGCGATTTCCTGA
- a CDS encoding aromatic ring-hydroxylating dioxygenase subunit alpha, giving the protein MHSTHAVLNRTVRAKDAGLAGCTWPADALHFIPDWVYTSEEVYAREMELIFRGDTWNYVALEAEIPHAGDYKRSYVGDTPVVVSRAEDGSINVFENRCAHRGAEFCRHGQGNTKEFVCPYHQWSYDLKGNLQGVPFKRGVNKTGGMPKDFKNEEHGLKKLQVTTRNGVVFASYSVLVEPLEEYLQPEILKDFDVVFSGRKLKVLGYYKNELPCNWKMYHENLKDPYHATLLHSFLVVFGLLVAGNKSAMIADAKHGRHGTMASAKSDAQVSSENKAEMRSFHEGMALRDDRFLDFVKEFDSEWSVTMQTVWPNLVVQREMNTLGVRQIVPNGPNSMLMQWTMFGYEDDTEEMTRHRLRQGNLMGPAGFLGLEDNEAMKFVQEGVRRSSTDLNVIKLDADRIGTSETLISEACIRGMYQYYREVMGFQAA; this is encoded by the coding sequence ATGCACAGCACCCACGCCGTTCTCAACCGCACCGTCCGCGCCAAGGATGCCGGCCTCGCCGGCTGCACCTGGCCGGCGGACGCGCTGCACTTCATCCCCGACTGGGTCTACACCAGCGAGGAGGTCTATGCCCGCGAGATGGAGCTGATCTTCCGCGGCGACACCTGGAACTACGTCGCCCTCGAAGCCGAGATCCCCCACGCCGGCGATTACAAGCGCTCCTACGTGGGCGACACCCCGGTGGTGGTCTCGCGCGCCGAGGACGGCTCGATCAACGTCTTCGAGAACCGCTGCGCCCACCGCGGCGCCGAGTTCTGCCGCCACGGCCAGGGCAATACCAAGGAGTTCGTCTGCCCGTACCACCAGTGGTCCTACGACCTCAAGGGCAACCTGCAGGGCGTGCCCTTCAAGCGCGGCGTGAACAAGACCGGCGGCATGCCCAAGGACTTCAAGAACGAGGAACACGGGCTGAAGAAGCTGCAGGTGACGACCCGCAACGGCGTGGTCTTCGCCTCGTATTCGGTGCTGGTCGAGCCGCTGGAGGAGTACCTGCAGCCGGAGATCCTCAAGGACTTCGACGTGGTCTTCAGCGGCAGGAAACTCAAGGTGCTCGGCTACTACAAGAACGAGCTGCCCTGCAACTGGAAGATGTACCACGAGAACCTGAAGGACCCCTACCACGCCACGTTGCTGCACAGCTTCCTGGTGGTCTTCGGCCTGCTGGTGGCGGGCAACAAGTCGGCCATGATCGCCGACGCCAAACACGGCCGCCACGGCACCATGGCCTCGGCCAAGTCCGATGCCCAGGTCAGCAGCGAGAACAAGGCCGAGATGCGCTCCTTCCACGAGGGCATGGCGCTGCGCGACGACCGCTTCCTGGACTTCGTCAAGGAGTTCGACTCCGAATGGTCGGTGACCATGCAGACCGTCTGGCCCAACCTGGTGGTGCAGCGCGAGATGAACACGCTCGGCGTGCGCCAGATCGTGCCCAACGGCCCCAACAGCATGCTGATGCAGTGGACCATGTTCGGCTACGAGGACGACACCGAGGAGATGACCCGCCACCGCCTGCGCCAGGGCAACCTGATGGGCCCGGCCGGCTTCCTGGGCCTGGAGGACAACGAGGCGATGAAGTTCGTGCAGGAGGGCGTGCGCCGCTCCAGCACCGACCTCAACGTCATCAAGCTCGACGCGGACCGCATCGGCACCTCGGAGACCCTGATCTCCGAGGCCTGCATCCGCGGCATGTACCAGTACTACCGCGAAGTCATGGGGTTCCAGGCAGCATGA
- a CDS encoding aromatic-ring-hydroxylating dioxygenase subunit beta: protein MSALISKLFRPRRIALPRAIELAREVEAFNAEYCAVLDAGMVEQWPDFFTEDGVYRITARENAELNLPVGLVYAEGRDMMIDRAIAIGRTQMFAPRYNLHLVSNTRVTEELADGGIVAQANFVLLQTLVEGPSTIHMAGTFHDRFVRRDGGLLLAERQAIYDTTIIANDLVYPL, encoded by the coding sequence ATGAGCGCACTCATTTCCAAACTGTTCCGCCCGCGCCGCATCGCACTGCCGCGCGCCATCGAACTGGCCCGCGAGGTCGAGGCCTTCAACGCCGAATACTGCGCGGTGCTGGATGCCGGCATGGTCGAGCAGTGGCCCGACTTCTTCACCGAGGACGGCGTCTACCGCATCACCGCCCGCGAGAACGCCGAGCTGAACCTGCCGGTGGGCCTGGTCTATGCCGAGGGCCGCGACATGATGATCGACCGGGCCATCGCCATCGGCCGCACCCAGATGTTCGCGCCCCGCTACAACCTGCACCTGGTGAGCAATACCCGCGTCACCGAGGAACTGGCCGACGGCGGCATCGTCGCCCAGGCCAACTTCGTGCTGCTGCAGACCCTGGTGGAAGGCCCCAGCACCATCCACATGGCCGGCACCTTCCACGACCGCTTCGTGCGCCGCGACGGCGGCCTGCTGCTGGCCGAGCGCCAGGCCATCTACGACACGACCATCATCGCCAACGACCTGGTCTATCCGCTGTGA
- a CDS encoding MarR family winged helix-turn-helix transcriptional regulator produces MKPSTSGPADPAKALLFQRPGFLIRRLHQIHVAMFLEEFKTESVTPVQYGLMTAVAALPGLDQTALGQEVGLDRTTTADVVKRLEDRGLLERKPNPQDRRTRHVSLTDEGQRLVAALHANMTRAQERLLEPLREAEKSMLMDLMQRLVEANNQYSRTILRGI; encoded by the coding sequence GTGAAACCCAGCACCAGCGGCCCGGCCGATCCGGCCAAGGCCCTCCTGTTCCAGCGTCCGGGCTTTCTGATCCGGCGCCTGCACCAGATCCACGTCGCCATGTTCCTGGAGGAGTTCAAGACCGAATCGGTGACGCCGGTGCAGTACGGCCTGATGACGGCGGTGGCCGCGCTGCCGGGCCTGGACCAGACGGCGCTGGGCCAGGAGGTGGGCCTGGACCGCACCACCACCGCCGACGTGGTCAAGCGCCTGGAAGACCGCGGCCTGCTGGAGCGCAAGCCCAATCCGCAGGACCGGCGCACCCGCCATGTCAGCCTGACCGACGAAGGCCAGCGCCTGGTCGCCGCCCTGCACGCCAACATGACCCGTGCCCAGGAGCGGCTGCTGGAGCCGCTGCGCGAGGCCGAGAAGTCGATGCTGATGGACCTGATGCAGCGCCTGGTCGAGGCCAACAACCAGTACAGCCGCACCATCCTGCGCGGGATCTGA
- a CDS encoding amidohydrolase family protein, whose protein sequence is MNRIRKIAFEEHFMAPGFERYSPFLKFIAPSAAAELLARLSDIDAMRLAEMDAAGIAMTILSQTGLGIQGEPDTAAAIRAAAENNDYLATRIARHPGRFGGFACLAMQDPQAAADELERAVTQLGFKGALVNGHTLGRYYDDPAYDVVWERLQALDYPLYLHPIDFPQVPRTLEGFPVLHGATWGWGVETGSHALRLLFSGVFDRFPKLKIVLGHMGEGLPFQRWRYDSRFAAYPFGITLQRKPSEYIGSNIVITTSGVCSEAALKGAIAEMGAEAVMFSVDYPYEDTAIAADFIEQSDLDEATRALVCHGNAERLLKLDPQ, encoded by the coding sequence ATGAACAGAATCCGCAAGATCGCCTTCGAGGAACACTTCATGGCGCCCGGCTTCGAGCGCTATTCGCCCTTCCTGAAGTTCATCGCGCCCAGCGCCGCGGCCGAGCTGCTGGCGCGGCTGTCCGACATCGACGCGATGCGGCTGGCCGAGATGGATGCGGCGGGCATCGCCATGACCATCCTGTCGCAGACCGGCCTGGGCATCCAGGGCGAGCCCGACACGGCCGCCGCCATCCGCGCCGCCGCCGAGAACAACGACTACCTGGCCACGCGCATCGCCCGCCATCCCGGCCGCTTCGGCGGCTTCGCCTGTCTGGCGATGCAGGACCCCCAGGCCGCCGCCGACGAGCTTGAGCGCGCGGTGACCCAGCTCGGCTTCAAGGGCGCGCTGGTCAACGGCCACACGCTGGGCCGCTACTACGACGACCCGGCCTACGACGTGGTCTGGGAGCGGCTGCAGGCGCTGGACTATCCGCTCTACCTGCATCCGATCGACTTCCCGCAGGTGCCCAGGACACTCGAAGGCTTCCCCGTGCTGCACGGCGCCACCTGGGGATGGGGCGTGGAGACCGGCTCGCATGCGCTGCGCCTCTTGTTCTCCGGCGTGTTCGACCGCTTCCCCAAGCTGAAGATCGTGCTGGGCCACATGGGCGAGGGCCTGCCCTTCCAGCGCTGGCGCTACGACAGCCGCTTCGCCGCCTATCCCTTCGGCATCACCCTGCAGCGAAAGCCTTCGGAGTACATCGGCAGCAACATCGTCATCACCACCTCGGGTGTCTGCTCCGAGGCGGCCTTGAAGGGCGCCATCGCCGAGATGGGTGCGGAGGCCGTGATGTTCTCGGTGGACTACCCCTACGAAGACACGGCCATCGCCGCCGACTTCATCGAGCAGTCCGACCTCGACGAGGCCACCCGCGCCCTGGTCTGCCATGGCAATGCCGAGCGGCTGCTCAAGCTCGATCCCCAATAA
- a CDS encoding maleate cis-trans isomerase family protein codes for MTRPYRIGQIVPSSNTTMETEIPAMLRLREAIRPERFTFHSSRMRMKTVQKDELAAMDGESDRCSLELSDARVDVLGYACLVAIMAMGRGYHRQSQARLTAHTEKNEGKAPVITSAGALVDALRIMGAKKVALVAPYMLPLTELVVDYIRHEGFEVSDWTALQIPDNLEVGRHDPSRLPAIVAKLKTDDVDVIVLSACVQMPSLPVIAQVEAMTGKPVVTAAVATTYAMLKALELEPIVPGAGALLSGAY; via the coding sequence ATGACCCGTCCCTACCGCATCGGCCAGATCGTGCCGAGTTCCAACACCACCATGGAGACCGAGATCCCCGCCATGCTGCGCCTGCGCGAGGCGATCCGGCCGGAGCGTTTCACCTTCCACTCCAGCCGCATGCGCATGAAGACGGTGCAGAAGGACGAGCTGGCCGCCATGGACGGCGAATCCGACCGCTGCTCGCTGGAACTCTCCGATGCGCGGGTGGACGTGCTGGGCTACGCCTGCCTGGTCGCCATCATGGCCATGGGCCGTGGCTACCACCGCCAGTCGCAGGCGCGGCTGACGGCGCATACCGAGAAGAACGAGGGCAAGGCGCCGGTCATCACCAGCGCCGGCGCTCTGGTCGATGCGCTGAGGATCATGGGCGCGAAGAAGGTCGCGCTGGTGGCGCCCTACATGCTGCCGCTGACCGAGCTGGTGGTGGACTACATCCGCCACGAGGGCTTCGAGGTGAGCGACTGGACCGCCCTGCAGATCCCCGACAACCTGGAGGTGGGCCGGCACGATCCGTCCCGCCTGCCGGCCATCGTGGCCAAGTTGAAGACCGACGACGTGGACGTGATCGTGCTCTCGGCCTGCGTGCAGATGCCCTCGCTGCCGGTGATCGCCCAGGTGGAGGCCATGACCGGCAAGCCGGTGGTGACGGCGGCCGTCGCCACCACCTACGCCATGCTCAAGGCGCTGGAGCTGGAGCCCATCGTGCCGGGCGCCGGCGCGCTGCTGTCGGGCGCCTACTGA
- a CDS encoding alpha/beta fold hydrolase, giving the protein MGSRLLYGAHVRANGIRQHYLRYGGQGRPLLIVPGITSPAITWGFVAERLAERFDTYVLDVRGRGLSEASPTLDYGLDAMAADVAAFAEALDLRGYALVGHSMGARIGIRVSRHHGERLGCLAMVDPPVSGPGRRRYPSNLAWYLDSMRQARRGITVEQMRVFCPSWTEEQLRLRAEWLHTCDERAIVTTFDGFHQDDIQSDLPFVKVPSLLMVAGRGGVVAPEDQAEFTRLLPGLLTVQVPDAGHMIPWDDEAGFHAGLHSFLGTNLAAA; this is encoded by the coding sequence ATGGGCTCGCGGCTTCTGTACGGCGCCCATGTGCGCGCCAACGGCATCCGCCAGCATTACCTGCGCTACGGCGGCCAGGGCCGGCCGCTGCTCATCGTGCCGGGCATCACCAGCCCGGCGATCACCTGGGGCTTCGTTGCCGAACGGCTGGCCGAGCGCTTCGACACCTATGTGCTGGACGTGCGCGGCCGGGGCCTGTCCGAAGCCTCGCCGACGCTGGACTACGGGCTGGACGCCATGGCCGCCGACGTGGCCGCCTTCGCCGAGGCGCTGGACCTGCGCGGCTATGCCCTGGTCGGCCATTCGATGGGCGCGCGCATCGGCATCCGCGTGTCACGCCACCATGGCGAGCGGCTCGGCTGCCTGGCGATGGTCGATCCGCCGGTGTCCGGCCCCGGCCGCCGGCGTTATCCCTCCAACCTGGCCTGGTACCTCGATTCGATGCGCCAGGCCCGGCGTGGCATCACGGTCGAACAGATGCGGGTGTTCTGCCCCAGCTGGACCGAGGAGCAGCTGCGCCTGCGCGCCGAATGGCTGCACACCTGCGACGAACGCGCCATCGTCACCACCTTCGACGGCTTCCACCAGGACGACATCCAGTCCGACCTGCCTTTCGTCAAGGTGCCCTCCCTGCTGATGGTGGCCGGCCGCGGCGGCGTGGTCGCGCCCGAGGACCAGGCCGAGTTCACCCGCCTGCTGCCCGGTTTGTTGACCGTGCAGGTGCCCGACGCCGGCCACATGATCCCCTGGGACGACGAGGCGGGCTTTCACGCCGGCCTGCACAGCTTCCTGGGCACGAATCTGGCTGCGGCCTGA
- a CDS encoding M29 family metallopeptidase, with translation MPVSDHQLIGAWKQVLALSRLERGQTVTILTGAATHPQTLACALIATQDMGAIVNRLDLPPVNGEKAHSRDSLAYLGTTPLTGNPAAIAMLKASDLVLDLMTLLFSPEQHDILSSGTKILLAVEPPEVLARLVPTEADRARVKAAAARIGKAKEMRVVSAAGTDIRFALGEFPVISEYGFVDEPGRWDHWPSGFALTFPDEGGSQGTIVIDKGDILLPQKRYCSERIVLTVENGYATKIEGGIDAALLADYMAGFDDPESFAISHIGWGLQPRSRWSTLGLYDREATIGMDARAFEGNFLFSLGPNNEAGGSRTTTCHIDIPLRKCTVSLDGQDVVRQGQVLESQG, from the coding sequence ATGCCCGTCAGTGACCACCAGTTGATCGGCGCCTGGAAGCAGGTGCTGGCCTTGTCCCGGCTGGAGCGCGGCCAGACCGTGACCATCCTCACCGGTGCCGCCACCCATCCGCAGACCCTGGCCTGCGCGCTCATCGCCACGCAGGACATGGGCGCCATCGTCAACCGGCTGGACCTGCCGCCGGTCAACGGCGAGAAGGCCCACAGCCGCGACAGCCTGGCCTACCTGGGCACCACGCCGCTGACCGGCAATCCGGCGGCCATCGCCATGCTCAAGGCCAGCGACCTGGTGCTGGACCTGATGACCCTGCTGTTCTCGCCGGAGCAGCACGACATCCTGTCGAGTGGCACCAAGATCCTGCTGGCGGTGGAGCCGCCCGAGGTGCTGGCCCGGCTGGTGCCGACCGAGGCCGACCGTGCGCGCGTCAAGGCCGCGGCCGCCCGCATCGGCAAGGCGAAGGAGATGCGGGTGGTGTCGGCCGCCGGCACCGACATCCGCTTCGCCCTGGGCGAGTTCCCGGTCATCAGCGAATACGGCTTCGTGGACGAACCCGGCCGCTGGGACCACTGGCCCAGCGGCTTCGCGCTCACCTTCCCCGACGAGGGCGGCAGCCAGGGCACCATCGTCATCGACAAGGGCGACATCCTGCTGCCGCAGAAACGCTACTGCAGCGAACGCATCGTGCTGACGGTGGAAAACGGCTACGCCACGAAGATCGAGGGCGGCATCGATGCCGCGCTGCTCGCCGACTACATGGCGGGCTTCGACGACCCCGAGTCCTTCGCCATCTCCCACATCGGCTGGGGCCTGCAGCCGCGCTCGCGCTGGTCCACCCTGGGCCTGTACGACCGGGAGGCCACCATCGGCATGGATGCACGGGCCTTCGAGGGCAACTTCCTGTTCTCGCTCGGCCCCAACAACGAGGCCGGCGGCAGCCGCACCACCACCTGCCATATCGACATTCCCCTGCGCAAATGCACGGTCAGCCTGGACGGGCAGGACGTGGTGCGCCAGGGCCAGGTCCTCGAATCCCAAGGCTGA
- a CDS encoding isochorismatase family protein yields MHAEIQTYARQGFGAELPLKAPFGLLIVDFVNGFADPAIFGGGNIAPAIASTVPLLQAARERGWAVAHSRIVYADDGADHNIFSLKVPAMLTLKEQEHRSAIVPELAPAAGELVVRKTVPSAFFGTPLTQWLAQRGVQTLVIAGAVTSGCVRASVVDAMSWGFRPVVLSDCVGDRALAPHDASMFDMGQKYAAVMTRDELLRAA; encoded by the coding sequence ATGCACGCAGAGATCCAGACCTATGCCCGCCAGGGCTTCGGCGCCGAGTTGCCGCTCAAGGCCCCTTTCGGGCTGCTCATCGTCGATTTCGTCAACGGCTTCGCCGATCCGGCGATCTTCGGCGGCGGCAACATCGCCCCGGCCATCGCCAGCACCGTGCCGCTGCTGCAGGCGGCACGCGAACGCGGCTGGGCCGTCGCGCACAGCCGCATCGTCTATGCCGACGACGGGGCGGACCACAACATCTTCTCGCTCAAGGTGCCGGCCATGCTCACGCTCAAGGAGCAGGAGCACCGCAGCGCCATCGTGCCCGAGCTGGCGCCGGCCGCGGGCGAGCTGGTGGTGAGGAAGACCGTGCCATCGGCCTTCTTCGGCACGCCGCTCACCCAATGGCTGGCGCAGCGCGGGGTGCAGACCCTGGTGATCGCCGGCGCGGTCACCAGCGGCTGCGTGCGCGCCAGCGTGGTGGATGCCATGTCCTGGGGCTTCCGGCCGGTGGTGCTGTCCGACTGCGTGGGCGACCGCGCGCTGGCGCCGCACGATGCCAGCATGTTCGACATGGGCCAGAAGTACGCGGCGGTGATGACCCGCGACGAGCTGCTGCGCGCCGCCTGA
- a CDS encoding pentatricopeptide repeat-containing protein produces MDQIHAHGNSSPAPAPWPAAQQPAPGGQEAAQEPDGLLPWPLPFELMQLPVLTQHACVLPSWPVVPACGFLHLLECRYLQGQEPNAGIIERFNRGKVDAEQVLKVTSACIRQYGADTDKAIACLEGLARCRRFDTLAGRWHSVSPDAICYYLAMASCDRARKPWKLLALFDHLQTCGAFFPTPVFPNTQHYNTALSACERSGRPAEALILFDRLLQHGPLLPEPALPDIGTYSTVFSALDRLERQERYPELLRQGIEAGVFRPSLGLDSERGQLDLHRHALLVDAGVDGQRAVHPAIARGLFLALASDTDALGARRIGEHTEFLLSELGTGAVKLAIVQCMQERGWHPVYRRNPPGHEGKGYLGIGSVARSELNPLAQAWEQPAPRDA; encoded by the coding sequence ATGGACCAGATCCACGCGCACGGCAATTCTTCCCCCGCCCCGGCACCCTGGCCCGCCGCGCAGCAGCCCGCCCCCGGCGGCCAGGAGGCAGCTCAGGAGCCTGACGGCTTGCTGCCGTGGCCGCTGCCCTTCGAACTGATGCAACTGCCGGTGCTGACCCAGCATGCGTGCGTGCTGCCGTCCTGGCCCGTCGTGCCGGCCTGCGGCTTTCTCCACCTGCTGGAGTGCCGCTATCTGCAGGGGCAGGAACCCAATGCCGGCATCATCGAGCGCTTCAACCGCGGCAAGGTCGATGCCGAGCAGGTGCTCAAGGTCACCTCCGCCTGCATCCGGCAATACGGCGCCGACACGGACAAGGCCATCGCCTGCCTGGAAGGCCTGGCGCGCTGCCGCCGCTTCGATACGCTTGCCGGCCGCTGGCACAGCGTGTCGCCCGACGCCATCTGCTACTACCTGGCGATGGCCAGCTGCGACCGCGCCCGCAAGCCCTGGAAGCTGCTCGCGCTGTTCGACCACCTGCAGACATGCGGCGCCTTCTTCCCCACGCCGGTGTTCCCCAACACCCAGCACTACAACACCGCCCTGTCCGCCTGCGAGCGCAGCGGCCGGCCGGCCGAGGCCCTGATCCTGTTCGACCGGCTGCTGCAGCACGGACCCTTGCTGCCCGAGCCGGCGCTGCCCGACATCGGCACCTACAGCACCGTGTTCTCCGCGCTGGACCGGCTCGAACGCCAGGAGCGCTACCCCGAGCTGCTGCGCCAGGGCATCGAGGCCGGCGTGTTCCGCCCCTCGCTGGGCCTGGACAGCGAGCGCGGGCAGCTGGACCTGCACCGGCATGCGCTGCTGGTCGACGCCGGGGTGGACGGCCAACGCGCGGTGCATCCGGCGATCGCCCGCGGCCTCTTTCTCGCGCTCGCTTCGGACACCGATGCGCTCGGCGCCCGCCGCATCGGCGAACACACGGAATTCCTGCTGAGCGAACTGGGCACCGGCGCGGTCAAGCTCGCCATCGTGCAGTGCATGCAGGAGCGCGGCTGGCACCCGGTGTACCGGCGCAATCCGCCGGGCCACGAGGGCAAGGGCTATCTGGGCATAGGCAGCGTGGCGCGCTCGGAGCTGAACCCGCTGGCGCAGGCCTGGGAACAGCCGGCGCCCCGGGACGCCTGA